The following are from one region of the Salvia splendens isolate huo1 chromosome 2, SspV2, whole genome shotgun sequence genome:
- the LOC121783345 gene encoding SAC3 family protein B-like isoform X1, which yields MAFSGFGKNSGPSAGSQTPFGNFPRHPPPSSPFPVSPRSNEPPLRWGDAKASSLKNPASLYRRPPADLQQDPSRHLRPSGPIKTADAQSIRRTSSPFIQSPHDIANTSRIPLSSDQSYLDPYGAQLSRPVSHNNVYAGGQRPHIQDIQQHYVSSIWVNNSNLSSRNVSPPAPQRLSPVFPTGGTHQPGPMFKTKHTDGPDQKRTRSPTFTTATVFSSEDARADGQKRSLVDYRDLDAPEAISLLPLDFESNTPRRESSRPFGRNQKPFPSPFMSADQSKNPMNTTTPLVREDVPGVLASKGSYQPGRKLQPDHRDVQLPKRTRSPTIPSPNGNFAQNPSSSFDIHKRGPGFQRSPSPTSIQPMNAEHDVNTPMEVPSVKRTKIPRQTSPGLVSQGNLDPEEEIERELHAKAKRLARFKDELSQPVPSHPIVKSQKDPAKSQQLSLPDKQSFFGDPKTDMMVDSSSGNAFLDHEGTSSSTSIVGLCPDMCPVSERSERERKGDLDQYERVDGDRNITSEYIAVKKYTRTAEREAELIRPLPILQKTIDYLMNLLDEPYDDRFLGLYNFLWDRMRAIRMDLRMQHIFNLEAITMLEQMIRLHIIVMHELCEHTRGEGFSEGFDAHLNIEQMNKTSVELFQFYDDHRKKGIDVPSEREFRGYYALLKLDKHPGYKVEPAELSLDLAKMTPEMRQTPEVLFARDVARACRTGNFIAFFRLARKASYLQACLMHAHFSKLRTQALASLHCGLQMNQGIPVSHVAKWLWMEEEDVGDLLEYHGFSMRDFEEPYMVKENAFFNVESDFPVKRSKLVERKRSRMIVTDVMFPPQTESAEVIKFKLKKDPHPRPALPTVAVSTPQLHDGEMHDIVTSLSPKINMQKQTHKASSSPFTPDKRTTPHEVQEASAGLLVVSDFSKSSPKPHASAVESENKFKYEPAFRISFGRSMKPDLEATPAVTLQTAITEVTAEVDTGPVASHGSVVSTPTEEPVFSEDIEDEELTEVVDEDTTDEATTSNYDLEVLEARLRLMLRIWKRHTTNRRKLREHKKFTANAARDLLSLGPPICQLEIQPGISGTFNIDHVMRERRETQQRSWSVLNPLDVVASKLFEKNPDAKCICWKLVLCSQEETLHQGNPRLPNDLSTAGSWLLSKLMPANSDCSDDLLLSSPDLAIWRSWIPSESDDDPTCCLSVIKSTNSDDISKSITGASAILFLLSEGIPLELQKKQLHDIVALLPSGSCVPLIILGGSDNDESDISNIAKVLGLHDIDKSRVIISCFASLKDVKMQGWGGFFSDKCLREGLEWLACESPPQISVSRVKTREWVLSHLNTTLKVLDGMDIYRVGPNDCISIFNEALDQTLNEVSAAARANPTGWPCPEIDLLDEFSDEFMAAKLYLPSVGWSSASRTETLMSALNDCKLPPLEDDLSWLSEGLGIGGDMENHKLLLENCLVNYLTEASKMMGGAMALNEASMLLQSCTSLELHNTTYYIIPRWLSIFRRIFNWRLMKLNSEELSSTYLLLLPSSSPPSSEVLYSLKSEDTTLPPYFPQPSLDELVEVGCCPTGLESNQMDFESFQPLSTMASDSADIPSSSDQVTLIAEEKSPQNDMFTGDFSAVEQNNDDRSLLTASSKVPKDADKLSELLDKCNIIQNMIDKKLAVYF from the exons ATGGCATTCAGCGGATTCGGGAAGAATTCAGGTCCAAGTGCAGGGTCGCAAACCCCCTTCGGAAATTTTCCTCGGCATCCGCCCCCCTCTTCGCCATTTCCAGTTTCGCCCAG AAGCAATGAGCCTCCTTTGAGATGGGGTGATGCGAAGGCATCTTCATTGAAAAATCCTGCTTCCCTATATCGAAGACCTCCTGCTGATCTTCAGCAGGATCCATCAAGACATTTAAGACCCAGTGGCCCTATAAAGACTGCAGATGCCCAATCTATTAGAAGAACTAGTTCACCTTTTATTCAGTCACCACATGACATTGCAAATACATCCAGGATTCCCCTGAGTAG TGACCAGAGTTACTTGGATCCTTATGGAGCGCAATTGTCTCGTCCAGTTTCTCATAACAATGTATATGCTGGTGGCCAGCGTCCTCATATTCAAGACATTCAGCA GCACTATGTCTCTTCCATTTGGGTTAACAACTCAAATTTATCAAGCCGTAATGTCAGTCCACCAGCACCACAAAGACTTTCCCCAGTATTTCCTACAGGAGGTACTCATCAACCCGGACCAATGTTTAAGACCAAGCACACAGATGGTCCAGATCAAAAGCGGACACGGTCCCCAACATTTACTACTGCCACAGTGTTTTCCTCTGAAGATGCTCGTGCTGATGGTCAGAAAAG ATCTTTAGTTGACTATAGAGACCTTGATGCTCCCGAGGCTATTTCTTTACTGCCATTGGATTTTGAGAGCAACACCCCCAGAAGGGAATCTTCTCGGCCCTTTGGAAGAAATCAGAA GCCATTTCCCTCTCCCTTTATGTCTGCTGATCAATCAAAAAATCCCATGAACACTACCACTCCACTGGTTCGGGAAGATGTACCTGGAGTCTTGGCATCAAAGGGCTCGTATCAACCTGGAAGAAAGCTTCAGCCTGATCATAGAGATGTTCAACTTCCAAAAAGAACAAGGTCTCCAACAATTCCATCACCCAATGGAAATTTTGCACAGAATCCTTCCAGTAGTTTTGACATTCACAAAAG AGGCCCTGGTTTCCAAAGAAGTCCTTCTCCGACATCTATACAACCCATGAATGCTGAACATGATGTAAACACGCCAATGGAGGTTCCATCTGTTAAAAGAACCAAGATACCCCGTCAAACTTCACCTGGTCTAGTGTCTCAGGGGAACTTGGATCCTGAAGAGGAGATTGAGCG AGAATTGCATGCAAAAGCAAAGCGTTTGGCTCGCTTCAAGGATGAATTAAGCCAACCAGTGCCAAGCCATCCAATTGTCAAAAGCCAAAAGGATCCAGCCAAGAGTCAGCAGTTGTCTTTACCGGATAAACAAAGTTTCTTTGGGGATCCCAAAACGGATATGATGGTGGATTCTTCCAGTGGGAATGCCTTCTTAGACCATGAAGGCACATCATCATCCACTAGTATAGTTGGATTATGTCCAGATATGTGTCCAG TCTCTGAAAGATCTGAGCGTGAAAGAAAAGGAGACCTTGATCAATATGAACGCGTGGATGGGGATAGGAACATTACCAGTGAATATATTGCTGTAAAAAAG TATACTAGGACTGCAGAGAGGGAAGCAGAGCTTATTCGTCCGTTGCCAATCTTGCAAAAGACAATAGACTATCTTATGAATTTACTGGATGAACCATACGATGATAGATTTCTTGGCTTATATAATTTCTTATGGGATAGAATGCGGGCCATTCGTATGGATTTGAGGATGCAGCACATTTTCAATCTAGAGGCTATCACCATGCTTGAGCAAATG ATAAGACTTCACATAATAGTCATGCATGAGTTATGCGAACATACTAGAGGAGAGGGGTTCTCTGAGGGATTTGACGCACATCTTAATATTGAGCAGATGAACAAAACTTCTGTAGAGTTGTTTCAGTTTTACGATGATCACAGAAAAAAAGGAATAGATGTGCCATCTGAAAGAGAATTTAGAGGTTATTATGCCCTCCTAAAGCTTGACAAGCATCCTGGGTATAAA GTTGAACCTGCAGAGCTGTCGCTTGATCTGGCTAAGATGACCCCGGAGATGCGGCAAACTCCAGAAGTGTTATTTGCTCGTGATGTGGCCAG AGCCTGCAGAACAGGAAATTTTATTGCCTTCTTTAGGCTTGCCCGCAAAGCTAGTTATCTGCAAGCTTGCTTAATGCATGCACATTTTTCAAAG TTACGAACCCAGGCTCTTGCTTCTTTGCACTGTGGTCTGCAAATGAACCAGGGAATTCCCGTTTCTCATGTTGCAAAATGGCTTTGGATGGAG GAAGAGGATGTGGGAGACCTTCTGGAGTACCATGGCTTTTCAATGAGGGATTTTGAAGAACCGTACATGGTAAAGGAAAATGCATTTTTCAATGTCGAGAGTGACTTTCCTGTCAAGCGATCTAAGCTTGTGGAGAGAAAGAGGTCAAGGATGATTGTCACTGATGTCATGTTTCCTCCACAAACTGAATCAGCCGAAGTAATAAAATTCAAGCTTAAGAAGGATCCTCACCCAAGGCCAGCTTTACCTACTGTAGCTGTCAGCACTCCTCAGCTCCATGATGGGGAAATGCACGACATAGTTACCAGTTTATCTCCAAAAATTAATATGCAAAAGCAAACGCATAAAGCTTCTAGTTCCCCATTTACACCAGATAAAAGAACCACTCCACATGAGGTTCAGGAGGCTTCAGCTGGTCTATTGGTAGTATCAGATTTCTCCAAAAGTTCCCCTAAACCTCATGCCAGTGCTGTTGAATCTGAAAACAAATTCAAGTATGAACCTGCTTTTAGGATATCATTTGGTAGATCAATGAAACCTGACTTGGAAGCAACACCAGCAGTCACCCTGCAGACTGCAATCACTGAAGTGACTGCTGAGGTAGACACAGGTCCTGTTGCATCTCATGGTTCTGTTGTTTCTACTCCAACAGAAGAGCCTGTGTTCTCTGAAGACATAGAAGATGAAGAACTAACAGAAGTTGTGGACGAAGATACAACTGATGAAGCAACGACTAGTAATTATGATTTAGAAGTCCTGGAAGCCAGACTTAGGTTGATGTTGAG GATATGGAAGCGTCATACCACAAATAGAAGGAAATTGCGCGAGCACAAGAAGTTTACAGCAAATGCTGCAAGGGATTTGCTTTCGTTGGGCCCACCTATTTGCCAGCTTGAAATT CAACCAGGCATCTCTGGGACGTTCAACATTGATCATGTCATGCGTGAGAGACGTGAAACTCAACAAAGGTCGTGGTCGGTGCTGAATCCTTTAGATGTTGTTGCTTCtaaactttttgaaaaaaatccaGATGCCAAATGCATCTGCTGGAAGTTGGTTCTATGTTCACAGGAAGAGACTCTGCATCAAGGAAACCCTAGGCTTCCCAATGACCTCTCAACTGCTGGTTCATGGTTGCTTTCCAAGCTCATGCCTGCCAACAGTGATTGTTCGGATGATCTGCTTTTGTCATCTCCTGACCTTGCGATTTGGAGAAGTTGGATCCCTAGCGAATCTGATGATGACCCGACCTGCTGTTTATCAGTTATCAAGAGCACGAACTCTGATGATATAAGTAAGTCGATAACAGGAGCAAGTGCGATTCTCTTCCTTTTATCTGAAGGGATTCCTCTAGAACTCCAGAAGAAGCAGCTTCATGACATTGTTGCTCTCTTACCTTCTGGTTCTTGCGTGCCCCTTATTATACTCGGTGGCTCTGACAATGATGAATCTGACATCTCTAACATAGCTAAAGTATTGGGACTCCACGACATTGACAAGTCAAGGGTGATTATTTCTTGCTTTGCTTCTCTTAAAGATGTCAAAATGCAAGGGTGGGGTGGTTTTTTCAGTGACAAATGTCTAAGAGAAGGACTAGAATGGCTGGCTTGTGAATCTCCACCACAGATCAGTGTTAGCAGAGTAAAAACACGTGAATGGGTTCTCTCCCACTTGAACACTACCCTTAAAGTTCTTGATGGTATGGACATCTACAGAGTAGGTCCTAATGACTGCATTTCGATCTTCAATGAGGCTTTGGATCAAACCTTGAATGAAGTTTCTGCGGCAGCCCGAGCAAATCCCACTGGCTGGCCATGTCCTGAAATCGACCTGCTTGATGAGTTCAGTGATGAGTTCATGGCTGCAAAACTGTACTTACCAAGCGTAGGATGGAGCTCAGCTTCAAGAACTGAAACGCTGATGTCTGCATTGAATGACTGCAAGCTCCCTCCGTTGGAGGATGACCTGTCATGGTTATCTGAAGGTCTTGGTATCGGAGGTGATATGGAAAACCATAAATTGCTGTTAGAAAATTGTTTGGTCAACTATTTAACAGAGGCTAGTAAGATGATGGGAGGAGCCATGGCCCTAAACGAGGCATCTATGTTGCTTCAAAGTTGCACCTCACTTGAGCTTCACAATACTACCTATTACATCATTCCAAGGTGGCTTTCAATTTTTCGAAGGATATTCAACTGGCGGCTGATGAAACTAAATAGCGAAGAACTGTCTTCAACGTATCTCCTGCTACTGCCCAGCTCGTCTCCTCCAAGTTCAGAAGTCCTCTACAGCTTGAAATCAGAAGATACTACTCTACCTCCTTACTTTCCCCAGCCATCTCTTGATGAACTGGTTGAAGTTGGCTGTTGCCCTACAGGACTTGAGTCAAATCAGATGGATTTCGAGAGCTTTCAGCCATTGTCAACAATGGCTTCTGATTCTGCTGATATTCCATCTTCAAGTGACCAGGTAACATTAATTGCAGAAGAGAAGAGCCCACAGAATGACATGTTTACTGGTGATTTCTCAGCAGTCGAGCAAAACAACGATGATAGATCACTGCTGACCGCCTCTTCTAAAGTTCCTAAAGATGCTGATAAACTTAGTGAATTATTGGATAAGTGTAATATTATCCAAAACATGATTGACAAGAAGTTGGCTGTCTATTTTTGA